One genomic segment of Cherax quadricarinatus isolate ZL_2023a chromosome 30, ASM3850222v1, whole genome shotgun sequence includes these proteins:
- the LOC128692551 gene encoding LOW QUALITY PROTEIN: RNA-splicing ligase RtcB homolog (The sequence of the model RefSeq protein was modified relative to this genomic sequence to represent the inferred CDS: inserted 1 base in 1 codon; deleted 1 base in 1 codon; substituted 1 base at 1 genomic stop codon): protein MVVRQYNEELKYLEILSPQCWRIQKGFQPNMNVEGIFYVNDHLEKLMLEELRNSCRPGSIGGFLPXMKQIANVAALPGIVGRSVGLPDDHSGYGFAIGNMAAFDMDNPKAVVSPGGVRFDVSCGVRLLRTNLTEADVLPMKEQLAQSMFDHIPVGVGSKGIIPMTARDLEEALEMGMDWSLREGYIWAEDKEYCEEYGRMAQADPATVSMRAKKRGLPQLGTLGAGNHYAEIQVVDEIYDKWAASKMGIEEKGQVCVMIHSGSRGFGHQVATDALVAMEKAMKRDDIDTNDRQLACARIHSKEGQDYLKSMSAAANFAWVNRSSMTFLSRQAFTKQFQLSPDDLDMHVIYDVSHNIAKIEQHWVDGKLRTLLVHRKGSTRAFPPHHPLIPVDYXLTGQPVLIGGTMGTCSYVLTGTEQGMMETFGSTCHGAGRALSRAKSRRNLDYTDVLIKLQEQGISIRVASLKLIMEEAPELTRMLPSYKNVTDVVDTCHAAGISKKCIKLRPIAVIKLRPIAVIKLRPIAVIKLRPIAVIKLRPIGVIKLRPIGVIKHRPIAVIKG, encoded by the exons cttgaAGAGTTACGCAATTCTTGCCGTCCAGGATCAATTGGAGGTTTCTTAC GTATGAAGCAGATTGCTAATGTTGCAGCGCTTCCTGGTATTGTTGGAAGATCTGTTGGTTTGCCTGACGATCATTCAGGATATGGTTTTGCCATTGGTAATATGGCAGCTTTTGATATGGACAACCCTAAAGCAGTTGTCTCTCCTGGTGGTGTGAGATTCGATGTCAGTTGTGGCGTGCGCTTGTTGCGGACCAACCTTACTGAAGCTGATGTTCTTCCCATGAAGGAGCAGTTAGCCCAGTCCATGTTTGACCACATCCCAGTAGGAGTTGGGTCAAAGGGTATTATTCCTATGACAGCACGTGACTTAGAGGAAGCACTCGAGATGGGCATGGATTGGTCACTCAGAGAAGGGTATATTTGGGCTGAAgataaggaatattgtgaggaATATGGACGTATGGCACAAGCAGACCCAGCTACAGTGTCCATGCGAGCTAAGAAGAGAGGCTTGCCACAGTTGGGCACACTAGGAGCTGGAAACCATTATGCTGAAATTCAAGTAGTGGATGAAATATATGACAAATGGGCAGCCAGTAAAATGGGAATAGAGGAGAAAGGACAAGTGTGTGTCATGATCCACTCAGGCTCTCGTGGTTTTGGACATCAGGTGGCTACAGATGCACTTGTTGCGATGGAAAAAGCAATGAAGCGAGATGATATAGACACAAATGATCGACAGTTAGCTTGTGCTCGAATCCACTCTAAAGAAGGCCAGGATTACCTCAAGTCTATGTCTGCAGCAGCAAACTTTGCTTGGGTTAATCGCTCTTCAATGACTTTCTTAAGTCGTCAGGCATTTACCAAGCAGTTCCAGTTGAGTCCCGATGACCTAGACATGCATGTTATCTATGACGTGTCTCACAAtattgccaaaattgaacaacactGGGTAGATGGAAAACTTCGCACTCTGCTTGTACATAGAAAGGGTTCGACTCGGgccttccctccacaccatccTCTAATTCCTGTTGATTATTAGCTGACAGGACAACCTGTGCTAATTGGTGGGACAATGGGCACTTGTTCCTATGTATTGACAGGAACTGAGCAGGGTATGATGGAAACCTTTGGATCAACATGCCATGGTGCTGGTCGTGCTCTCTCTCGTGCCAAGTCTCGCAGAAACCTAGATTACACTGATGTTTTAATTAAGCTTCAAGAACAAGGCATAAGCATCAGAGTGGCTTCCCTAAAATTAATCATGGAAGAGGCTCCAGAG CTTACAAGAATGTTACCGTCTTACAAGAATGTTACCGATGTTGTTGACACGTGTCATGCGGCAGGAATCAGCAAGAAATGCATCAAGCTTCGACCAATAGCTGTCATCAAGCTTCGACCAATAGCTGTCATCAAGCTTCGACCAATAGCTGTCATCAAGCTTCGACCAATAGCTGTCATCAAGCTTCGACCAATAGGTGTCATCAAGCTTCGACCAATAGGTGTCATCAAGCATCGACCAATAGCTGTCATCAAGGGATGA